One genomic window of Ammospiza nelsoni isolate bAmmNel1 chromosome 4, bAmmNel1.pri, whole genome shotgun sequence includes the following:
- the MFSD10 gene encoding major facilitator superfamily domain-containing protein 10 isoform X2: MALGERGRSSSSSSNARQEQNHNRVITIVFLALFIDLLGFALILPLFPSILDYYSQTEDGFYLSLQRGVDWFAVMAGIPPERKYNSVLFGGLIGSIFSLLQFFSSPLTGAVSDHWGRRPVILVTVMGLIASYSLWAASRTFGVFLLSRIIGGISKGNVSLCTAIIADLHSPKARSKGMAMIGVAFSLGFTLGPMMGAYLAMQTEKGEVFYLRSALSALAFAVADFIFIFLLLPETLPKEKRVPSVTSGFQAAVDLLSPLALFQFSAVTRGKDSPSEQNVQNLKILGLAYFLYLFLFSGLEYTLSFLTHQRFHFSSMQQGKMFFFIGITMAVIQGGYARRIKPGNEIRAVKRAIVLLIPAFLLIGWAANVTVLSAGLLLYSFAAAIVIPCLSAVVSGYGTAGQKGRVMGILRSLGALARALGPILAAAVYWLAGGEICFTVCGAFFLVPLALLRSIKQQTKEE, encoded by the exons aTGGCCCtgggagagagaggaaggagcagcagcagctccagcaatgCCAGGCAGGAACAGAACCATAATCGTGTTATTACAATTGTCTTCCTGGCCCTCTTCATCGACCTGTTGGGATTTGCCCTCATCTTGCCACTCTTTCCTTCCATCCTTGATTATTACAGCCAGACTGAG gatGGATTCTATTTGTCATTGCAACGTGGGGTAGACTGGTTTGCAGTGATGGCTGGGATACCTCCAGAGAGGAAATACAACAGTGTCTTGTTTGGAG gTCTGATTGGCTCAATCTTTTCCCTCCTGCagtttttctcctctcccctcaCTGGTGCAGTGTCAGACCACTGGGGCAGAAGGCCTGTCATCCTGGTGACAGTG ATGGGTTTGATAGCCTCATACTCACTCTGGGCTGCCTCTCGGACTTTTGGCgtttttcttctctccaggATCATCGGGGGGATCAGCAAAGGGAATGTCAGCCTCTGCACAGCCATCATTGCTGACCTGCACTCTCCAAAAGCACGGAGCAAGGGCATG GCCATGATAGGTGTTGCTTTCTCCCTGGGCTTCACCCTGGGCCCCATGATGGGTGCTTACCTTGCCATGCagacagagaaaggagaagttTTTTACCTTCGCTCAGCGCTGTCAGCGCTCGCGTTTGCCGTGGCtgatttcattttcatctttctccttcttccagagactcttcccaaggaaaaacGG GTCCCTTCTGTGACATCTGGATTTCAGGCAGCAGTTGACTTGCTCAGTCCTTTGGCTCTATTTCAGTTCTCTGCAGTCACCCGAGGCAAGGATTCCCCCTCAGAGCAGA atgTTCAGAATCTCAAAATTTTGGGCCTGGCCTACTTCCTGTacctctttctgttttctggctTGGAGTACACACTGAGTTTTCTCACTCACCAGAGATTCCACTTCAGCAG CATGCAGCAGGGCaagatgtttttctttattgGAATAACAATGGCTGTGATCCAGGGAGGCTATGCTCGCCGAATCAAGCCAGGAAATGAAATCAGAGCTgtaaaaagg GCGATTGTGCTGCTGATTCCCGCGTTCTTGTTAATTGGATGGGCTGCAAATGTGACCGTGCTGAGCGCTGGACTGCTGCTGTACTCCTTCG ctgcagccatTGTTATCCCGTGTTTGTCAGCAGTGGTGTCAGGCTATG GCACTGCCGGCCAGAAGGGACGAGTCATGGGCATCCTGAGGAGCCTGGGCGCCCTGGCCAGAGCCCTGGGACCcatcctggcagctgcag tttaCTGGCTGGCTGGGGGAGAGATTTGCTTCACTGTCTGTggtgcttttttccttgtccCCTTGGCTCTGCTCAGGTCTATAAAACAGCAGACAAAGGAGGAGTAG
- the MFSD10 gene encoding major facilitator superfamily domain-containing protein 10 isoform X1, with protein MCSFIIWEQSTGNMALGERGRSSSSSSNARQEQNHNRVITIVFLALFIDLLGFALILPLFPSILDYYSQTEDGFYLSLQRGVDWFAVMAGIPPERKYNSVLFGGLIGSIFSLLQFFSSPLTGAVSDHWGRRPVILVTVMGLIASYSLWAASRTFGVFLLSRIIGGISKGNVSLCTAIIADLHSPKARSKGMAMIGVAFSLGFTLGPMMGAYLAMQTEKGEVFYLRSALSALAFAVADFIFIFLLLPETLPKEKRVPSVTSGFQAAVDLLSPLALFQFSAVTRGKDSPSEQNVQNLKILGLAYFLYLFLFSGLEYTLSFLTHQRFHFSSMQQGKMFFFIGITMAVIQGGYARRIKPGNEIRAVKRAIVLLIPAFLLIGWAANVTVLSAGLLLYSFAAAIVIPCLSAVVSGYGTAGQKGRVMGILRSLGALARALGPILAAAVYWLAGGEICFTVCGAFFLVPLALLRSIKQQTKEE; from the exons gagcagagcactgggaacaTGGCCCtgggagagagaggaaggagcagcagcagctccagcaatgCCAGGCAGGAACAGAACCATAATCGTGTTATTACAATTGTCTTCCTGGCCCTCTTCATCGACCTGTTGGGATTTGCCCTCATCTTGCCACTCTTTCCTTCCATCCTTGATTATTACAGCCAGACTGAG gatGGATTCTATTTGTCATTGCAACGTGGGGTAGACTGGTTTGCAGTGATGGCTGGGATACCTCCAGAGAGGAAATACAACAGTGTCTTGTTTGGAG gTCTGATTGGCTCAATCTTTTCCCTCCTGCagtttttctcctctcccctcaCTGGTGCAGTGTCAGACCACTGGGGCAGAAGGCCTGTCATCCTGGTGACAGTG ATGGGTTTGATAGCCTCATACTCACTCTGGGCTGCCTCTCGGACTTTTGGCgtttttcttctctccaggATCATCGGGGGGATCAGCAAAGGGAATGTCAGCCTCTGCACAGCCATCATTGCTGACCTGCACTCTCCAAAAGCACGGAGCAAGGGCATG GCCATGATAGGTGTTGCTTTCTCCCTGGGCTTCACCCTGGGCCCCATGATGGGTGCTTACCTTGCCATGCagacagagaaaggagaagttTTTTACCTTCGCTCAGCGCTGTCAGCGCTCGCGTTTGCCGTGGCtgatttcattttcatctttctccttcttccagagactcttcccaaggaaaaacGG GTCCCTTCTGTGACATCTGGATTTCAGGCAGCAGTTGACTTGCTCAGTCCTTTGGCTCTATTTCAGTTCTCTGCAGTCACCCGAGGCAAGGATTCCCCCTCAGAGCAGA atgTTCAGAATCTCAAAATTTTGGGCCTGGCCTACTTCCTGTacctctttctgttttctggctTGGAGTACACACTGAGTTTTCTCACTCACCAGAGATTCCACTTCAGCAG CATGCAGCAGGGCaagatgtttttctttattgGAATAACAATGGCTGTGATCCAGGGAGGCTATGCTCGCCGAATCAAGCCAGGAAATGAAATCAGAGCTgtaaaaagg GCGATTGTGCTGCTGATTCCCGCGTTCTTGTTAATTGGATGGGCTGCAAATGTGACCGTGCTGAGCGCTGGACTGCTGCTGTACTCCTTCG ctgcagccatTGTTATCCCGTGTTTGTCAGCAGTGGTGTCAGGCTATG GCACTGCCGGCCAGAAGGGACGAGTCATGGGCATCCTGAGGAGCCTGGGCGCCCTGGCCAGAGCCCTGGGACCcatcctggcagctgcag tttaCTGGCTGGCTGGGGGAGAGATTTGCTTCACTGTCTGTggtgcttttttccttgtccCCTTGGCTCTGCTCAGGTCTATAAAACAGCAGACAAAGGAGGAGTAG